One Enterococcus silesiacus genomic window carries:
- a CDS encoding S26 family signal peptidase, with amino-acid sequence MKKQRPEEIRKRPKRKSPAGYSKKKNQNRTVSKQKSKRLLLEAKSKQTAAGKYHNIQGWVANFFFLFVFLAGIVFLIQVKSHQIDGHSMNPTFNDKDRILVIKGQEPKRYEIITFEPKSAPGDSYVKRVIGLPGDVIWVEGTSLYINYQAENNPANLYGHNLAAKDLPDGTTRITVSECVAKELAPYYQIPENAYFVQGDNRNHSDDSRVLGLIDRKQIEGVVAYRYYPFNKIGVVR; translated from the coding sequence ATGAAAAAGCAACGACCAGAAGAGATCAGAAAAAGACCAAAGAGAAAAAGTCCTGCTGGTTACTCTAAGAAAAAAAATCAAAACAGAACAGTAAGCAAACAGAAGAGTAAACGTCTGTTATTAGAAGCCAAAAGCAAACAAACAGCTGCTGGGAAGTATCACAACATTCAAGGTTGGGTAGCAAATTTCTTTTTTCTCTTCGTTTTCTTGGCAGGTATTGTCTTTTTAATACAAGTAAAGTCACATCAAATAGATGGCCACTCAATGAATCCGACATTCAATGATAAAGATCGCATACTTGTCATCAAAGGGCAAGAGCCAAAACGCTATGAAATCATTACGTTTGAACCTAAAAGTGCACCAGGAGACTCCTATGTAAAACGCGTAATTGGTTTGCCAGGGGATGTGATTTGGGTCGAAGGTACCTCTTTATATATCAACTATCAAGCCGAAAATAATCCAGCAAATCTTTATGGACACAATCTTGCCGCCAAAGATTTGCCAGATGGAACGACTCGGATCACTGTAAGTGAATGTGTTGCAAAAGAGTTAGCCCCATACTATCAAATTCCAGAAAATGCCTATTTTGTTCAAGGCGATAATCGCAACCATTCAGACGATAGTCGAGTGCTAGGATTGATCGATCGCAAACAAATTGAAGGTGTAGTCGCCTATCGTTATTATCCCTTCAATAAAATCGGTGTGGTGAGATAA
- a CDS encoding copper ABC transporter permease: MSQTIKKFIKTNGVALLLSFSLPVIIMVISYYLVGIYPGSKTTLLASDAFTQYANFHASFNNVLHGKQNIFYTWSGSLGLNYWAFMAYYLNGIFTPLVGLFDNIHMPDALYFLTLLKFGASGLAFWIFAHHTFKIRQWATIGLSVSYALMAYAVGYSEVIMWLDTFMYLPLIILGIHRLMDQHKPTLLFISYLFLFLSNFYMAFIVGVFSFMYFMVRMLTDVKNYKKKIIPYLFTSLLAGGASMITILPTIFDLSNNGEGLSTINKVLTKDTGPWDFVAKSLVGVYDTSKYESMPFIYIGLIPLMFCIFYFLTKKIPLKNKLLFGSLLMVLIASVYIYPLNLFWHGLHSPNMFLFRFSFLFSFMIILLAGYGLEVFEKEDFDQLLNGTLGIVGIFILFILVSNKKRYGIITTNSLIITVGLLIGYLVFWFIYHRNVKVAKWLPILFVLMMTGEAFVNSKVMIEGIRDDWGYPTRKRYDEFYPEIKNLVDQTNKANDTLFRLENLDPVSLDDSFNYGYSGVTMFSSIRNRHSSAYVNALGFRSLGSNLQVQYRNNTLLMDALVGIKYNIAKTDPSKFGFTKIATEGAYSLYENRFALPLGITTDDGIYETGAVSNQTELFNYLANTEGELFSFDEPKVADLENVIVTDEGNNIISYGEEIPNKPKKVTWLVTIPAHSQGYLSLVPASFNNKLERGAAIKVTVNGNSQSNRVMDYGQYYSIGYSEKATSIKVTATFTGSQKMTLFKPDVVFLNTQRFEKTVKQIQDKGVKFQTSGRKAKADISLAQDQVVLTTIPYDKGWKAYIDGKKVDIPTFKDAFLAIPVPAGKHSLELAFLPQGFLIGAVLFVLCLLVFIGYSLRLTRNKQLK; this comes from the coding sequence ATGAGTCAAACGATTAAAAAATTTATAAAGACTAATGGCGTGGCCCTGTTGCTTAGCTTTAGTCTGCCAGTCATCATAATGGTGATATCGTATTATTTAGTAGGAATTTATCCAGGTAGCAAGACGACATTGTTGGCCAGTGATGCGTTTACTCAATATGCTAATTTCCACGCAAGCTTTAATAATGTCTTGCATGGGAAACAAAATATATTCTACACGTGGTCTGGCTCGTTAGGCTTAAATTATTGGGCATTTATGGCTTATTACTTAAATGGGATCTTTACACCATTAGTTGGACTTTTCGATAATATACATATGCCTGATGCATTATATTTTTTAACGCTACTTAAATTTGGGGCAAGTGGTTTAGCTTTTTGGATTTTTGCCCATCATACCTTTAAAATCCGTCAATGGGCTACGATTGGTTTGAGTGTGTCGTATGCTTTAATGGCATATGCTGTAGGCTATTCTGAGGTTATTATGTGGTTGGATACCTTTATGTATTTACCATTAATTATTTTAGGTATTCATCGATTGATGGATCAACATAAACCAACCCTTTTATTTATTAGCTATTTATTTCTGTTTTTATCTAATTTTTATATGGCGTTTATAGTGGGCGTCTTTTCATTTATGTATTTCATGGTACGGATGTTGACAGATGTGAAAAACTATAAGAAAAAGATCATCCCGTACTTGTTTACCTCACTGTTAGCAGGTGGTGCTTCGATGATCACGATTTTGCCGACGATTTTTGACTTGAGTAACAATGGTGAAGGCTTAAGTACGATCAATAAAGTGTTGACCAAAGATACAGGTCCTTGGGATTTTGTAGCCAAAAGCTTAGTTGGGGTTTATGATACATCCAAATATGAAAGCATGCCGTTTATCTACATTGGGTTAATACCGTTGATGTTTTGCATATTCTATTTTCTAACGAAAAAAATTCCGTTAAAAAATAAACTGCTCTTTGGCTCATTGTTGATGGTCTTGATCGCAAGTGTTTATATTTATCCATTGAACTTATTCTGGCATGGCTTACATTCGCCTAATATGTTTTTATTTAGATTTAGTTTTTTATTTTCGTTTATGATAATTTTACTCGCAGGCTATGGGTTAGAAGTCTTTGAAAAAGAAGATTTCGATCAGCTGCTAAATGGAACACTTGGGATTGTTGGTATCTTTATTCTTTTTATCTTAGTATCAAATAAAAAACGTTATGGGATTATTACAACAAATTCTTTGATTATCACCGTGGGATTGCTCATTGGTTATTTAGTTTTTTGGTTTATCTATCATCGAAATGTCAAGGTGGCAAAATGGCTACCCATCTTGTTTGTACTAATGATGACGGGGGAAGCGTTCGTGAACTCAAAAGTCATGATTGAAGGCATACGAGATGATTGGGGCTATCCAACAAGAAAAAGATACGATGAATTTTATCCTGAGATAAAAAATTTGGTTGACCAAACAAATAAAGCAAACGATACGTTATTCCGATTAGAAAATTTAGATCCAGTTTCTTTGGATGACAGCTTTAACTATGGTTATAGTGGTGTGACGATGTTTTCATCCATTCGGAATCGACATTCATCGGCCTATGTTAATGCTTTAGGATTCCGCTCGTTAGGCAGTAACTTACAGGTTCAGTATAGGAATAATACATTGCTGATGGATGCGCTAGTCGGGATCAAATACAATATAGCGAAAACAGACCCATCAAAATTTGGTTTCACTAAAATTGCGACAGAAGGAGCTTATTCGCTGTATGAAAATCGCTTTGCTTTACCTCTGGGAATCACTACAGATGATGGCATTTATGAAACTGGTGCTGTAAGTAACCAAACTGAATTGTTTAATTACCTTGCCAATACAGAAGGCGAACTTTTCAGTTTCGATGAACCGAAAGTAGCTGACTTAGAAAATGTGATTGTGACTGATGAGGGGAATAATATCATCAGCTACGGGGAAGAGATTCCTAATAAACCAAAAAAAGTAACTTGGCTGGTCACTATTCCAGCACATTCCCAAGGATATCTAAGTCTTGTTCCGGCAAGCTTTAATAACAAATTAGAGCGCGGCGCAGCAATCAAAGTTACGGTCAATGGAAATTCTCAAAGTAACAGAGTCATGGATTATGGGCAGTATTATAGTATTGGGTATTCTGAAAAAGCAACGTCAATTAAGGTGACCGCAACATTTACTGGCTCTCAAAAAATGACTCTCTTCAAACCAGACGTTGTGTTTTTAAACACACAACGCTTTGAAAAAACGGTCAAACAAATACAGGATAAAGGGGTCAAATTCCAAACAAGTGGGCGGAAAGCTAAAGCAGATATTTCTTTAGCGCAAGACCAAGTTGTGTTGACCACGATTCCTTATGATAAAGGGTGGAAAGCCTATATTGATGGGAAAAAAGTGGACATTCCAACCTTTAAGGATGCCTTTTTAGCAATTCCAGTCCCAGCCGGAAAGCACTCACTGGAGCTTGCCTTTTTACCACAAGGCTTTTTGATTGGCGCAGTGTTGTTTGTCCTCTGTCTTTTGGTTTTTATTGGCTATAGTTTGCGCCTAACAAGAAATAAACAGCTTAAATGA